From Brassica rapa cultivar Chiifu-401-42 chromosome A06, CAAS_Brap_v3.01, whole genome shotgun sequence:
cattttttatttttttgcaccggtcttttttttcttgtctttacCGGTTTTTCCATCATCCTTGATATTTATTCCATCggctttcaattttttttctcgacATTCTTCGGTACAATAAGGAGCGTCACTGTATTTTTATCATACAAAACCACAATATTTTATTCATCTACCGTAAATCAActaatacaaataataaaataaaaatacgtaCTTGTACATGTAGATATCTGATTTATTTGGATCTATCATTTTCTTGCAAAGGATACATTGATTTGTGAAATAGCTTATGTTGTGTGGATCTCTTCGATGAGCCATAAGAATGCCTTACAAATTATTTGACTGAAGTTGAATGGGAAGAAAGAAGTTTCAATCATTAGTGTATCTTATATACTAAAACAAAGCTAGCCCACTATATCATTTTCAAACTTATCCAATAATAAATGGTAAGTTATTTTTAGATTtgtttcttaaatatatatattattttaagtcatattaaatatttatgtataagaaaagttaaaaataaagaataagaTATTCTTCTAtgtatgaaatttttttatgaagcagacataacaaaattatataatattaatattatcatatgtatatatatatatatatatatattaagatttcatttttcttatgttGCAACCTTATCAAAAGTTTCCTAACAACTTGACACGCTAagcataattttttaaacatatataataattttctaaaattctCATCTTGTTATTATTTAAACCAAAgctattaagaaaacatataataacccataaatttctaaatcaaaattacATTTTGATTCCAGTGACATGATGGCTGTGTATGTTTGCGCGTAATTGAGGATGTCGCTAAAACGTTGAAGTGTGAGTGACATATTATAGTGGATTATAGTTCTGTTATCTTGGTTATGGACCTCGAGTAATTAAAGAGGTTTTATGAGTCAAGTCTATTGACTAAGGTAACATGAAAGACACAACATTCTAATAAAAATCAATCAAACCAAACTGATGTGACATCACAACAATGTTTTAGGAATATGACATATCACACTCTAAAGAGATGAAGTAACTTTATTTATGTAGATTTCTTTCATGGGTTAGCTTTAGTTTTCATTTGATACTATATCATGagaatttatatgatttaaattacCTGAATTTTGGGGTAAAAGTAATTAATAGTGCTTATTATAGTTAAACTAGTTTTTtctcaaatatgtatatgaatCCAACAATTTTTCTACAATATATGGACTATCAattttagaagaagaaaatgaattgtttaaatattttcaaaattaatcaaaatcatcCTCAGCTACTCAAAACTATGTATAGTGATTTAAAgccatatcttttttttttgtcatcaacttatacagactcatactgattttgtaaaccaaaccgagagatcttgatccatgtgaacgacgaaaatATTATGtgcattatatatatgtatatatgcattaatatttattttaatattagttCATCTGTATTTTAAGCCATATATTAAAAGtacattatatatatgcattaaCTTAATCtgcattttaatatttattcatCTGCTTTTTCTGTTCATATAGCTTTAACTTATCTGCTATCACTCaactatatatttgaaaatgaaccTAGTCTAGTTTATcaaatttacttttttattGGAAAATTTCATACTACCCCATATTTTAgttgttaaatttattaaatgtatatttgaAAAACTAAGagatttttcataaaaaaatcatgaacaaaaagtatacattttttttttctaaatagaaATTGGATGCACCTAAACTAAAACAGaacataaattttaatagtatatacaAGCGGATAATTATATGACGGGTTTTAACTTTTTGGAATGggaattattaattatttaaatataaaaatataatatcatcTCTGTTATtggataataataaaaataaaaatagtattattATTAAGAGGACGAAGTTATATGAAATTATGTCAACATTGTTACTGGTTCACTTTCAACTTTATTCCTATTTAATTcatcttcttttgttttcactttttttcaTCGAACGGTTCTTTTGGCTTCATCGGCCTTAAACTGTTTTTCATCAGccttcaattgtttttatcgaCATTCGTTGTTAGTGAAGGAGCGTCACTCTATTTTTATAGTACAACAACACAATCTTAAATTCAACTACCGTAAAGCACTAATGTaaataacaaaatgaaaataCGTATTTGTATATGAAGATATCATCAATATGtggatctttttttttcctgcaAAGGCTACATTGATTTTTCAAATAGCTTATGTGGTATAGATCTGTTTAAGGAACCATAAGAAtgtcttataaattatttgactGAAGTTAGATGCGGAGAACTATATGCTACAACAAAGCTTGTGAACTATATCATTTTCAAACTTATCAATAATAATgctatttttttcttaactatGTATATTAGTTGAAGtcatattaaatatttctttataagtgaaattaaaaacaaagaatAAGATACTCCTATATGTTCTAAAAACTAATATGACTAAGACGTGAAATTTTTTTATCCAATTAATATTatcatatgtatacatatataataaattttcatttttctcatgTTGCAATCTTATCAAAAGTTGGGTAACTTGACATATAagcataattttttaaacataatggATTGTCTCAAATTCTCATCTTCTTATTATTTAAATCAAAACTGTTAAGAACACATGTAATAattcatatgtttttttaaaaaggaattACATTTGAATTAAAATGACATGATGGCGGTGTATGTGTGCGTGTAGTTAAGGACGGCGTTAAAATGTTGAGGTGTGAGTGACAGATTATAGTGGATTGTAGTTCAGTTATGTTTTTTTCTGGACCTCGAGTGAAGGGGTTTTATAAGTTAAGCATGTTAATTAAGGCCTAACATGAAAGATACAATATCTTAATAAAAAACTATCACTAACTAAGTTGATGTGGCATCACTAGAACCCTTTAGGGATATGATGTATCCAGCTCTAAAGAGTTGGAgtaactttatttatttatatttctctCATGAGTTAGCATAAATTTCACTTGACACTGTATCGTTTGAATTTATATGATTCAAATTACCTGAAATTTTGGATAACAGTGATTAAAATACTTATTCTGGTTAAGTTAATTTGGTTTAGCAGCTATGAATATGAATCCAACAATTTTCTATGATAACTCAAAGCTATGAATACTGATTTGTAACTGACGAGTTACATGAATCAACATACCACTACTCAATATAGTGCCAATGTTCTTTGTTAAAATCAATCTAGTGATCGTTCATCTagtgatttaaaatatattaacagcCATATCTAAAGAGTACACTATATATGGATTTAGTTAACCTTTATTCATATGCTTTTCTGTTCATAGTCTTAACTTATCTGCTATCACTcgattatatatttgaaaatgaaccTAGTCAACATATATagactattttattaaattatattatattatgggAAAATTCAGATTATctcaaattttagtttttaaatttattaaatatatattagagaaaattaaagttttttattttaaaaaatcatgataaaaaagaaagaaacatataTCTGATTCACTCGATTATATATTGGAAAATGAACTTAGTCAACATAGActattttatcaaattatttttgttatgagAAAATTCAGATTATCCCAAATTTTAgttgttaaatttattaaatgcaTATTATAGAAACTTAgagatttttatttacaaaaattatgatcaaaaagaaagaaacatatatatatatttaatatattttttttgttactttttataaatttaaatctgTTGCATATGAATTAAAACAGAACCAAAGTTTTTACAGaaattcttaattatttaattataaaaatctaatattatCTCTAATTTAttggataataataataaaataataataataataatattaataataataattaagaggACGGTCTTATGTgaaattatgcaaacattgtcATTGGTCCACTTTTAATATCTtctttttattcattttctcttctttttttggcattttcttcttttcttaatCGGCCTTCAACGTTTTTTTTCAAACATTATTCGGTACaaactgtattttttttatgataCAACAACACAATCTTTAATTGACTACTGTAAAAccacatatataaaaatgaagATGAAAAATACGTCCTTGCAAAAGTTACATTAATTTGTTAAATAGATTATGTGGTGTGGATATGTTGGATGAGCCATAAAGACtgccttataaattatttgactGAAGAGAAAGAATTTTCGGTCATGAGATTGTATCTTATATACTAAAACAAAGCTTGTGAGCTAAGTTATCCAATAATAGATGCTAAGTTATTTTAGATTTGTTTCATAATTTGGTATACTAGTGTAAGTCacatgttaaatatttttttataagtaaaataaaaGCAAAGAATAAGATATTtcaatatgtattaaaaattaTGACTCAGACATGACAAAATTTTCTCCAATTAAtaataccatatatatatatatatataaagattgatTATTTTCTCGTGTTGCTACCTTATCAAAAGATTGTGTATTAACTTGACacataaacatatttttaaaaaatttaaaaattgtctcaaatttaaaataaacctATTTAAAAAAACATGTAATAATCCATAagttctttttaaaaatcagaATTACATTTTAATTTCAATGACATGATGGTGGGTGTATGTGTGTGTAACTACGTTAAGAGGTTAAGGTGTGAGTGATAGATTATAGTGGATTGTATATATGGACTTCGAGTAAAGAGATTTAGTGTGTCAATCTTGTTAGCTAAAGCCTAACACGGAAGATACAATATCCTAGTAAAAATCAATCCTGATAAGGAATATGACGTGTCTCACGCTCTAAAGAGATGAGTAACTTTATTTATATAGATTGATAGATTGGATACAAATTGctcaaatattaattttaacttattaGAAAACCAAATGTTTTATTCTAACTTTGAGATTATAAAAGTACAAATGACAGATAGTTATATCAAGAATGTTTTGGGCTTGCACTTTACCCATGTATACCCAGTTACCCACTTTGCAGCTGATGCCGAAAGCTTGAAGAGGACATGTAATGCTTTGAAACCATGTGGTTGAAGGTTAAACAGACAAACCAGGTATAGAATAAGCTAAGAGAGGAAGTTTCATTGCATTCTCTTTTCATAAAGATCCCAAAAAGCAAGAAGAATGATTTAATAAGCTTGACCCACAACTCATCGATATGCCTTATTAGCAATGAAAATATACAAGTAATAGCTTGACAAGAGCTTCAAAataaagaacaacaacaacaataacgcAAAATAAATAAGGACAtgatgaaaagaaaagaaaagaaaacagagttttcttttttcaaGACATTGATTTTCTCCACCTAGAAGGTGTTCTTCCTTTGACAAGCTTTGTCTTCATATTACTAGGTGTCTGAGTCTCATACCCAAAGTATTCTTCTCTTTCTCCATTTTCACCAAACTCTTCACCATTCTTATCCAAAACGCTAACGCTAAAACCACTTCTAAACCCCAACTTCTTCCACCTAAAAAAACCTTTACTCCCACTACTACATTTCTTCTCAACCAGCTTCTCTAACTGCGTTTGCATTGCTTCAAACTCGCTCTTGAGCTTTGCCATATCCTCTTTCAATCTCTTAATCTCCATCTGCTGGACATTCATCTCGCGTTTGGACATGCACCGAGCTGGACCTGACTCTGAATAGTGTGAACTAGAAGGGTTTGGACTGAACGTTAAGCCACTCCAATCATTGTTGTTGTGGCGGCTCCGACTCATCTTCGCCTGCTCAGTGAGTAAAACTTGAATAACAGTTCTAACCGGTAAACGATCATTCTGCGCAACGTGAAGAGATGCTTCCACTGATAGCTTCTTGCTGTCTATTAGTCCACAAAGTCTCTTCCTTTCTTGCTTGGTCACTTTAGGATGTGCCTAAACAAATAAAACCAACTCTAATGAAATCAAACCCATCACAAATTATGCTTAAAGATTCCGACTTTGAATTGCCAATCTACTCATTGTCAATACTAGCTCTGAACAAATTAaccgaaaccaaaccaaatcgaACTGAAATATCAAAACCGAACGAATGGACATTCAAACATTAATTGTTTATATACTTCAAATATTAATCATGTTCAATTTTGGAATAacacaatatactaaaaatactatttataaactgAATAAAAAAGAACTACCCGATACTTTTAATCTAAATATCTAAATTATCCTAATTCTTACTAtaattatccaaaaaaaaacagaatgaaCCCGAACTggattgatttttcttttttgaatagCCGGTTCTTAATCTGGTTATCtgtaccaaacaaaaaaaatcgaatCAACCGAACTGAATTAAAAACAAATGTTATAAAATACTCGAACTGATCCTAAATCTCCATAACCGAAAAAATGAAATATCGGTCCGAAAAGCGAACAGAACACCGAGGGCTGGCTAGTCAATACTTTTGAATTAGAAACTCATAAAACTTGACATTTACCTTGAGGTAGGTGTCAATTGCGCGGTATAAGCCATCTTCTGTACCACGAGCATGGTTAGGGAGAGCTTCGGCTAGAGAAATAAACTCCGAGAGACTTAAATCGCCGTCAACGGCTACTTCAGCTAAGTAAGAGTCGACAAGCTTCGCCACTTTAACTAGAGAAGCACCAGACTTGACTCCTTCGCTATCTAACCCTGCGAACTTCTTAACCAAACGAGTCACTAGCTCAACGTCTAACAACGTCCCGCACGTGTGACTAAACGAAGGTATCATCAGCTCCTTGAGGGAAGCTTGGTCAAGCTGCCACGAAACCCTCCCCTCGAGCTCCGCCCTGTAGCTATCATCTGCTCCGACAAGGTTCGCCGTCCTGAGGAGACGGAGGAGGAAGTCGCAAGAAACAGAGTCTTTCTCCGGAGGGATGATTCCGATGAGTGTTTCCACGTAGAAACGTTTCTTCATCACAAACGCCGTTACTGAGAAGCTCTCCGACTGCACTTGCTGCGGTTGCGGTTGTTGGTTCGGACCATCGGGGCTTGTTGTGAAGATGTCGGAGAGGTCAGGGAGCCACTTGGAAGCGTAATGAGTGATGATGGAGCCGATGAGATCGGGACGGACACCTTTGGCTTTGATCTGGGCTATGGTCTTAACGAAATAGTCAATGTCGTGAATGCTACTTTCGTCTAATAAAGAACATTCCATCTCTCCGACGGTGGTTGCCGGAGATTTGACGGAGACGGTGGCAGATTCCGGCGAAGATGTTTTCTCCATGTCGCTGTTCTTTTCAGTGTGTGCGTGGGAGTGAGTGTGTAAAGTGGGTAGTTTATATAAAACTGTGTAAGAAGAAACTCACGGACGTTGCTCTGTTCTTGAAAAGTCTTGTTCGAAACGTCATCGTCTTCATCATGACTCTAAAGGCTAAACTCCAAAGGATACAACAAACACTTGCCATTTCCTATAAAAACAATCGAGTTAGATCTTAGAAATCCACAAAATaagacaagaaaaaagaaaataatctaGACAAATTCTTGAAATTTTCAGTACAATTTTAGGACGTAAAAACATGGTCAAATCGTTAAAAACATTCGGGTTAAACTAAGTGTATTAGATCAACTAGAAAAATGAGTATTATTATGAGTTTGGATCTAAAACCCCTTCATAATCCAAGAAACAGGGTTACAAATATACAATGAATACTGATTTTTATTTAGGTATCTTactaataatataaaagttcttataaattatctttatatatatatatattagtacatAGCcatgaaaaattaatattatatgtaattaccataattttcatttttatcattcaaaacaaaaatacaatgaTTTCTTCCCCCCGCTTACTTTTACTGAACATAATGTAAATCGAACTTTAACGATCAATTACTTGTTTCTCAGAACAAACAAATTTACTATTAAAAGActgaaaacaataatttattcattttctataaaaaaaacaacaatttaTTCACAAAACAGTCATATAACTTATATCTtacaaaagttttttaaaaactataatcttgtacaaataataatatgataATCTATGAAtggtttaaataaatattaactattttcaAGTTATGATAGCCCTAATATCACAATTTCCATTTTTACTGTTTTCTTCTTTCAGTGTGATGTTGCAGTGTGTGTGTAAAGACTTAAAGTGTGTAAGCAACTTACGGACGTTGCTCTGTTCTTGAAAAGTCTTCATCGAAACGTCATCGTCTCATCATGACTCTCAAGGCTAAATTCCAAAGGTAAGAACAAATTCTTGCATTTCCagttacaaacaaaaaagaaagagcAAATTCTTGCATTTCCTATAAAAAACAATCAAGTTAGATATTAGAAATTCACAGAAATAAGACAAAAAATCCAGACGAACTATTCAGATTTTCAGGACAAGTTTGAAGCTTTCTAGTGATAAACAGAACCCAATTGTTATTAAGAGTTTGATATTTTCTGTTTAAAAGGCTAAAACCTGGCTAAAtcattcaaaattttgaattacACCAGGATCACCATAAGCAAAACCTAAGAGTCATATACTTGAATGACGTTTAGAACGAAACTGGTATTACACAATTTTGGGTTTGAAAAATTACAAGTTTCATCCCAAAATTTTctggtaataaaaaaaaaaatcacgatTAATTGGTAATCATAATCTAACatcataattttcattttttccatTTGTGTTTAGTACCAAAAAATAAAGTTACGATTAATTGGTTAGGCACTTCACTATAAGCCATTATCAACGTTTGTTTGCATATAGCAAACTTTTGACATTGGAAAAAACTATATGAACTAGTTAGCTAAGTTGTAAAAGTCATAGTCCGCATTATCTAAGTTGTAAAAGTTAAGATGGTTTCACATGACTATAGTTGATTAAGCTTTTGCCAATAATTATTTCCAGACCATCGAGCAACCCTATGAGAATCTGATCAATGATAATGCCAAAACTGATTTTCCGTCATGCCaagtattatataaaatttgtctTGCCGGGAGAACAAGAAACGAAAGCCACAAACTTTGTAATCGAAGGACACGAAAACATTGAAGGTAAAGTTTAAAACATGTGTAAAAGATATGAGATGGGCCATATGGCTGGTTCGGGACATAATCCTACCGTTGGAGAGGATTGAGAGGCTGAGAAGAAGATAGAGATAAGAGATTATGTGAAGACAAACTCTTCTTTCAATTCcattaaaaagaaagatattttAGAAGAGAAcaaatacaattttttaataCGTACAAACATGGGAACATAGACGTGTCGTTAATATTCTCTTAGGACAATTAACGTACGTGTGGACTAAAACTGAGTTGAAAAACAGACAAATGTAATTAAAACCATCTTTTTCATTTGAAGATGATGCATGCACTACACAACATTGTATTGTATGGTCCCATTTTGTTATCTTTTAACCGACTAACAGGTTATGGATGGATCTATGGATTGGTATATTTTTTGGACGAAGTAACCATGTAATTCACCGGGACAGCCtacttcatcatcatcactttcATCCTTCTCGCCGAAGACGAGAACCGTATTATCCCCCGCCTCATTCATGAGAATTGTTTCCCCTCCAAACGTTAAATGGAGGTGTGTGTATATATCTTTATCTATAACCGTTTTGCCACCTTGTGTAGCGGTTCATTCGGGATCTGAAGATGTAACGGATGTCGTTTCGATGATATTCAGAGGGATATTAATGTCACAATTTAAGGTGGCTGAATTTCAAGTTTCTGGCGGTGCCATGAACCTTGCTTTGACGCATTTGAGCTTTGCTTTGAATTCGCTGTCTTTCTATCGTAGAGGCCTCTTTACATTTATCTTGTATGCTTTATTGTATTTGGTTGGAACTCTCCGAATGTTTAAGAAGTAATGAAAGTTgtgtgtcaaaaaaaaaacatgtaattCAATTTGTGTtcaaaaatatactttttccaaCGCGATTTAGATGGGTTATCTAGTAGAGACAGCCCAAATCAAGTGATAGGCGAGACATGTAAATGTGTTATACCTAGACTCTCAACGGTCTAAAGAAGACAATATTTCCCAAGTATTCtgaaaatcaataattatttgtacTATAACATAGCTTCCGCTACACCAGTAACTCTATCATTGTTCACACTCTAGGTTTTTGGCTTCCCTATGTATCTGTAAAGCAACATCCAGAATTGCTTTACAAAATTGGTCGAAAGAGCATTGGTTGCAATAGCGATAAAAGAAAATGTCAAAGTCTTAAGATTCTAAGTATTTTATGATATCTAAACACTGCCGACCTTGAGATTTTGGGAGCTTTAaacaattttagtaaaaagaaaTTTAGAACAATTTGAAGGCTATGTTCATATGTATTAACTCAAAAATATTTGGAGGGGGCTCAAAACTAATGTTTGATTTGGCTATGCCGAGGATCAACTCTGCTTGATCATTACATCACTAAGCTATATATATGTTTGCTTCTGGGTTAGCTGCGATGATCTTGAGCTTTTCCAGGTCATGTATAGCTTTGCCAACCATTTTATTATCCGGCATTGCAGCCCATTTATCAGCCAAGCCAAAGAGGAGACCGTAGGCAAAAAGGTGAGTCTTGCTTGGCTTCATATCCTCCGGGATAACAAAGAGATGGCCAAACAGAACAAACGGGTCCAAATATCAGTTTCTGATTGAAAATACATGAGAAGTGTGGCAAGACCTCCCATAGATTCACCAAAGAGGAAGGCAGGGAGATGCTTATTCACTTTAactatacataaaaaaaaattaactatacataaattaaaaatatttttttttggaacacaaattaaaaatatttatcctTTTTAAACAATACTAGAATTTTtacccgcacatccgtgcgggtagattttcattttataaatatataatggataccatcgcaaaactttaaaagatatttacattttagtgttatatattgtgtaaatctatATTGTTATcggttatgtttcttatttgatattattaatgtataatgattggttttatatattttactttattattatttgttattaaatattaatatattttcgattttggtaaaataaattcatagtatgaaataaaaaaattgagaatctccttcattttttctaatttttacaaactgaatacaatacattttaaatttttatttagttatactataaaactgatattttcttaacataatctatatttctatgttatttattttagtatattgtgggattttataagtaaatatattataataatactatattattaattataaaatcaatcgctgcattaatttaataatattttaaaatttgattaagattttgttaggttttttcaacatattttttattattaaaaataaaatttaaattgacagttaaaaatttatttattaatatctatataatttataagattttttagaaatgttatatattaaatagattaacttaAATAGTCAAATGGatgtaattgatgaaatagacctagtataaatttttatgatatttcttttaataaagaagatatagaatataattataacattggaaaaatagcatacacttttattttattttattttatgataaaattttatttaaattaatgtataatagtatatattattaattatgaatttaatcaattgtattaatttaaataaagtattttaaatttttagaaatatgttgttagattttttctccatgttttgttataactaaaaataaaatttaaatttatagttaaaattgatttattattaatatctttatgtATTGAatagattaatataaataattaaataaatataattatgaaATTGACCTAATAAAACTAGTATGActtttttatggtagataaaaatggtacgataataaatctaaaacatctaACATTTGAAAACAGAGAcattataattttgtaaatgaCTTTGATTCGTTACTACAAATGACTTCTTACATTATTAACGGAGACATTATAATCTTGCAAATGACTTTGATTCGTTACTACAAATGCCTTCTTACATTTTTTTCCGCAATGTTATGATTACCTATAAGGATgaaatgtaataatatatgattaaatttAAACATACAAAAATGAGAGGGATAAATGATTGATTTCTTCGGCTCACCATTACGCATTTAGTGAAGAGAGGCTGTCATGCTGTAAAGCGTTGAATAGAAACACATTCAATGGAACAAATTGATTCCGTAAAACAAAATATCACTGATGATAAAAAAGAAGCCGTTAAAAAAGGAGATTAAGCATCGAAACAACGCGAAGAAAGGCTCGAGAAAATATAGCCGTTGGAGACAGGAGCCAAAAgcagtaaaaagaaaaagaaaaaaaaatcgttatTCAAAATATGACCGTTGtgatattagtatatatatactcgTCCCTTGTCCCTTATTTTTATTCAGATTACAAAATACATTACCTCTGAAAAAAGGAACCAAGAAAGTTCCACTCTCACTCTCACTCTCACTCTCACTCTTTCATAGCTAGCTCTTTGATTCGATCTGATAATATATCATGGAAGGAACAACTGCGATGGTTGACCAGACGTACAAGTTCTTGGCTACTGCGATGGTTCGATGGAAGACGTACAAGTGCTGCTCCGTTGATCTCACAGCAGTTCCAAGgttctttatttttatcttttttttgggAGTTTTGTAATTAGATGAGAGAGGCTGTTGTTCTAAatactctttcttcttcttgttcattCAACAGGGACAAAACAAAACGCCTAAGCAGATAGAAGAAAACAAGGAGAACATTCCTCCTCCTAACCACCTCCTCAGCAAACTGCTAGAAAGATAGCTGAGGAATAGGCCGAAAGGAACTAATCAGATAATTGTGAAAAGGTACACTCTTAATAAACATTTCCATACTCGATTCTGGTTTCACGTTCCTTTAGTAATCGTTTTTGTTATGCCTCCTCCTTGCAGGGAAACGAGTCCCAAGAACATACTTTGGCACTAGtcatcattgttttttttttaatagattctAATTCCAAAAGCAACAACTCTGCTCCACAAGGAGAACATAAAGGTACGTTCTGCTTCACGGA
This genomic window contains:
- the LOC103871188 gene encoding root phototropism protein 3 encodes the protein MEKTSSPESATVSVKSPATTVGEMECSLLDESSIHDIDYFVKTIAQIKAKGVRPDLIGSIITHYASKWLPDLSDIFTTSPDGPNQQPQPQQVQSESFSVTAFVMKKRFYVETLIGIIPPEKDSVSCDFLLRLLRTANLVGADDSYRAELEGRVSWQLDQASLKELMIPSFSHTCGTLLDVELVTRLVKKFAGLDSEGVKSGASLVKVAKLVDSYLAEVAVDGDLSLSEFISLAEALPNHARGTEDGLYRAIDTYLKAHPKVTKQERKRLCGLIDSKKLSVEASLHVAQNDRLPVRTVIQVLLTEQAKMSRSRHNNNDWSGLTFSPNPSSSHYSESGPARCMSKREMNVQQMEIKRLKEDMAKLKSEFEAMQTQLEKLVEKKCSSGSKGFFRWKKLGFRSGFSVSVLDKNGEEFGENGEREEYFGYETQTPSNMKTKLVKGRTPSRWRKSMS